Proteins found in one Sorghum bicolor cultivar BTx623 chromosome 1, Sorghum_bicolor_NCBIv3, whole genome shotgun sequence genomic segment:
- the LOC8064911 gene encoding uncharacterized protein LOC8064911 translates to MRAAATDPPARSMLKRLFDRQLLRISPADRLPSADAGEKDDAEPSSVCLDGMVRSFMEDGVGGGDKAGHGGRYCNCFHGGDNSDDEEDDEAAAASDVAETIKGLVHCATLRERNLLADVCAHLERHRAAGARRRDLLRLVASSLRAAGHDAAVCVSRWDKSPSHPAGEHAYIDVLLPAASDRGACERVLVDADFRSAFEVARPTKAYRALLQRLPPVFVGKDDRLRLLVAAAAAAARASLRKRGLHLPPWRKPEYMRAKWLSPYEREAPPADAAAGEEKDDGEGPGTGTGTAA, encoded by the exons ATGAGGGCCGCTGCGACCGATCCGCCGGCGAGGTCGATGCTGAAGCGGCTGTTCGATCGCCAGCTCCTGCGGATCTCGCCAGCGGATCGTCTACCGTCGGCGGATGCCGGGGAGAAGGATGACGCGGAGCCGAGCTCCGTGTGCCTGGACGGCATGGTGCGCAGCTTCATGGAggacggcgtcggcggcggcgacaaGGCCGGGCACGGCGGCCGGTACTGCAACTGCTTCCACGGAGGCGATAATTCGGATGACGAGGAGGACGACGAAGCGGCGGCGGCCTCGGACGTCGCCGAGACGATCAAG GGCCTCGTCCACTGCGCTACGCTTCGGGAGCGCAACCTCCTCGCCGACGTGTGCGCGCACCTGGAGCGGCACCGCGCGGCGGGGGCGCGCCGGCGCGACCTGCTCCGCCTGGTGGCCTCGTCGCTCCGCGCCGCGGGGCACGACGCCGCCGTCTGCGTCTCCCGCTGGGACAAGTCCCCGTCGCACCCGGCGGGTGAGCACGCGTACATCGACGTGCTCCTCCCGGCGGCGTCCGACCGCGGCGCGTGCGAGCGCGTCCTGGTGGACGCGGACTTCCGGTCGGCGTTCGAGGTGGCGCGCCCCACCAAGGCGTACCGCGCCCTGCTGCAGCGCCTGCCGCCCGTGTTCGTGGGCAAGGACGACAGGCTCCGCCTCCTcgtcgccgcggccgccgccgccgcccgcgccaGCCTCAGGAAGCGCGGACTCCACCTCCCGCCCTGGCGTAAGCCCGAGTACATGCGCGCCAAGTGGCTCTCCCCCTACGAACGCGAGGCTCCGCCGGCCGACGCCGCCGCGGGCGAGGAGAAGGACGACGGGGAGGGACCCGGAACCGGAACCGGAACCGCCGCGTGA